The Vibrio ishigakensis genome has a window encoding:
- a CDS encoding arylamine N-acetyltransferase family protein — protein sequence MLTPYSTMIRLTAEHLILLENRLGIALPSKASKRNIEQITEAMVNRIPFENLDVLVGLPIQDAFEDVFSKLIVKERGGLCFEMNALLLKILQHLEVPCYRIEAQMVVEGDLREQANHLALIAEISGKPYLVDIGDGRGIWGILPLDHNEPNRQLGTEYWVDDIGNNTYQLQFKNSDGIQTRYQFINQPIERKAFARAKAFIQSDPQSVFHKRLIVSRIDSDARITLSEHELIQSTPQGRDVHEYPIEQREQLLLQHFGIKL from the coding sequence TTGCTAACTCCCTATTCGACCATGATCCGCCTTACTGCTGAACACCTTATCCTGTTGGAAAACCGCTTAGGTATTGCTCTTCCTTCTAAAGCCAGCAAGCGCAATATAGAACAAATCACTGAGGCCATGGTCAATCGCATCCCATTTGAAAACCTAGATGTGTTAGTTGGGCTTCCAATACAAGATGCCTTTGAGGATGTGTTTTCAAAGTTGATCGTCAAAGAGCGCGGTGGGCTCTGTTTCGAGATGAATGCGCTACTTCTGAAAATACTCCAGCACCTTGAGGTACCTTGCTATCGTATCGAAGCACAAATGGTTGTAGAGGGAGACTTGAGAGAGCAAGCCAATCACCTCGCGCTTATTGCAGAGATATCAGGAAAACCTTATTTGGTCGATATTGGTGATGGTCGCGGTATTTGGGGTATCCTTCCCCTAGATCACAACGAGCCTAATCGTCAACTAGGTACCGAGTACTGGGTCGATGACATTGGTAATAACACCTACCAACTCCAGTTTAAAAACTCCGATGGTATACAAACTCGCTATCAGTTTATTAATCAACCCATTGAACGAAAGGCATTCGCGAGAGCAAAGGCGTTTATACAAAGCGATCCACAATCTGTGTTTCATAAACGTTTGATCGTATCTCGAATTGATAGTGACGCTCGAATCACTCTATCTGAACACGAACTTATCCAATCCACGCCTCAAGGCAGAGACGTTCATGAATACCCAATAGAACAACGCGAGCAGCTTCTTTTACAGCACTTTGGAATTAAGCTTTAA
- a CDS encoding NfeD family protein, producing MTRFRLWFAALLLFSSQLLANTVWVVPVKGPIGPAVSDYLSREIAEAEAQGVSMVVLKMDTPGGLDSAMRDIISSITASSVPVATWVGPSGARAASAGTYILLASHVAAMADATNLGSATPVSMGGPPTQPSSSDDEEKPEQEPSNSEEVPAKTAMEKKVINDAKAYIKGLAKLHGRNAEWAVKAVSEAANIESEEALELGVIDFIANSTEELTQLANGRDINLNNRTVTLSIENPVIIDRVPDWRAELLAVITNPNVAYILMLIGIYGLLLEFYNPGIGLPGVLGGICLLLAMYSLQMMPVNYAGLALLLLGIALMVAEAFNPSFGILGLGGVVAFILGSIFLMDSDLPNFQIAIPLIVGVAIFSVALILVTVGLLLKVRRRAVTTGVEAYSGKVAVVIDDFVGGTGRVQMDGALWKAHISGTESLKKGDKVTVTHIDGLTLTVIPDSDN from the coding sequence ATGACTCGTTTTCGTCTATGGTTCGCAGCGCTGCTGTTATTTTCAAGCCAACTACTTGCTAACACTGTGTGGGTCGTACCCGTCAAAGGCCCTATCGGCCCTGCCGTCAGTGACTATCTTTCCAGAGAAATCGCCGAAGCTGAGGCGCAGGGCGTCTCCATGGTCGTCCTTAAAATGGACACGCCCGGCGGGCTAGATAGCGCAATGCGCGATATCATCAGCTCAATCACTGCCTCGAGCGTACCTGTGGCGACTTGGGTTGGCCCATCTGGTGCGCGAGCTGCTAGCGCCGGTACCTATATCCTTCTCGCCAGTCATGTTGCGGCCATGGCCGATGCTACTAATCTTGGATCCGCGACACCAGTTTCTATGGGAGGTCCACCCACACAACCCTCTTCAAGTGATGATGAAGAAAAGCCTGAGCAAGAACCGAGTAACAGCGAAGAAGTGCCGGCTAAAACCGCCATGGAGAAAAAGGTTATCAATGATGCCAAAGCGTACATCAAGGGGCTCGCCAAGCTGCATGGTCGAAACGCAGAGTGGGCTGTAAAAGCAGTAAGTGAAGCCGCCAACATTGAGTCAGAGGAGGCGTTAGAGCTTGGCGTTATCGACTTTATTGCTAATTCCACAGAAGAGCTCACTCAACTGGCGAATGGCCGTGACATTAATCTGAATAACCGTACCGTTACCCTTAGCATAGAGAATCCAGTGATTATTGATAGAGTGCCGGATTGGAGAGCCGAGCTTTTGGCTGTGATCACTAATCCTAACGTGGCCTACATCCTGATGCTAATCGGCATCTATGGTTTACTGTTAGAATTCTATAACCCTGGCATTGGCTTACCCGGCGTGCTCGGTGGTATCTGCCTACTGCTTGCCATGTACTCGCTACAAATGATGCCCGTCAACTATGCAGGCCTTGCATTGCTACTACTCGGTATTGCTTTGATGGTGGCAGAAGCCTTTAACCCCAGTTTTGGTATTTTGGGCCTGGGCGGCGTAGTCGCCTTTATACTTGGCTCAATATTCCTAATGGACAGCGACCTACCCAACTTCCAGATTGCCATCCCTCTCATCGTGGGCGTTGCCATCTTCTCAGTCGCACTGATCCTAGTCACTGTGGGACTGCTACTGAAAGTGCGTCGACGCGCCGTTACAACAGGTGTTGAAGCCTATTCTGGAAAGGTCGCTGTCGTTATTGACGATTTCGTGGGTGGCACAGGTCGAGTCCAGATGGATGGCGCGCTTTGGAAAGCTCACATATCTGGCACAGAATCACTCAAGAAAGGTGACAAGGTAACGGTCACCCACATCGATGGATTAACACTTACCGTAATACCCGATTCCGATAACTAG
- a CDS encoding slipin family protein, which translates to MFYTTAVVLVLVIALATQIFKVLREYERGVVFFLGRFQEVKGPGLIILIPIVQQMVRVDLRTVVLDVPTQDLITRDNVSVRVNAVVYFRVVDPQMAINNIESYNDATSQLAQTTLRSVLGQHELDELLSERERLNKDLQGILDQQTDDWGIKIATVEVKHVDLNESMVRALARQAEAERNRRAKIIHATGELEASSKLKEAAEMLNEAPNALQLRYMQTLTEITSDKTSTIVFPLPINLVEAVSDIAKAVKKDDKKE; encoded by the coding sequence ATGTTTTATACAACAGCTGTCGTCCTCGTCTTAGTCATCGCACTTGCGACGCAAATCTTTAAAGTGTTGCGTGAGTATGAGCGTGGCGTGGTCTTTTTTCTTGGCCGATTCCAAGAGGTAAAAGGCCCAGGTCTGATTATCTTGATCCCTATCGTGCAGCAGATGGTTCGTGTGGACCTGCGTACCGTGGTGTTAGATGTGCCAACACAAGACCTTATTACCCGTGATAACGTCTCTGTTCGAGTAAACGCTGTGGTTTATTTCCGAGTAGTTGACCCTCAAATGGCCATCAACAACATCGAAAGTTATAACGATGCCACCAGCCAATTAGCACAAACCACCTTGCGTTCTGTGCTCGGTCAGCATGAGCTTGATGAGCTACTTTCAGAGCGCGAAAGGCTCAATAAGGATCTGCAAGGTATCCTAGACCAACAAACCGATGACTGGGGAATAAAAATCGCGACTGTAGAAGTGAAGCATGTAGACCTTAATGAAAGTATGGTTCGCGCCCTCGCCCGCCAAGCGGAGGCTGAGCGTAATAGACGTGCGAAAATCATTCACGCGACCGGGGAACTGGAGGCTTCGAGCAAGCTTAAAGAAGCAGCCGAGATGCTTAACGAAGCGCCCAACGCGTTGCAACTTCGCTATATGCAGACGCTCACCGAGATAACCTCAGATAAGACCTCCACAATAGTGTTCCCTTTGCCTATCAATCTAGTGGAAGCCGTTTCTGATATCGCAAAGGCGGTCAAAAAGGATGATAAAAAGGAATAA
- a CDS encoding LysR family transcriptional regulator — MKLDHIDLNLLRLMLILLEDGSVSRAATRLNLSQSAVSKQLTRLREQLGEVLEDPLFIRTGRGLTPTARAAKLEKPLRQWLRDSHIMLLPESFDPATDERSFTISICETAFPVIVPRLMPKLNSLAPNMQLSIVPKTKQSLSHLNQGELDLLITAKDTDRRAQASFHISDIGDQPNLELYRDRHICLVSQSHAINADNWDAKAFLDTDLVRIFVDDSEFWLLDRVVSEQGYRLNDKAKVPDFHSAALLAQHSNMMLVCTSIFANQLANKYSLKVLPLPFDLKPVSYRMLWPTMLERDSAHQWLRELIAECCSDLA, encoded by the coding sequence GTGAAGCTAGACCATATCGACCTTAATTTGCTTCGTTTGATGCTGATCTTGCTTGAAGATGGCAGTGTAAGCCGAGCGGCAACACGGCTAAATCTCAGTCAATCTGCAGTGAGTAAACAACTGACTCGCTTGAGGGAGCAACTGGGTGAGGTATTGGAAGACCCTTTGTTTATCCGAACCGGTAGGGGGTTAACGCCAACGGCTAGGGCGGCCAAGTTAGAAAAACCACTGCGTCAGTGGTTAAGAGACTCACACATTATGTTGTTGCCCGAATCGTTCGATCCTGCAACCGATGAGCGAAGCTTTACCATCAGTATCTGTGAGACTGCATTCCCGGTTATTGTTCCGCGTTTAATGCCAAAACTGAACTCGCTTGCGCCAAATATGCAGCTCAGTATTGTACCGAAAACTAAACAGAGTCTGAGTCATTTGAATCAGGGAGAACTGGATCTCTTAATTACGGCAAAAGATACTGATAGGCGCGCTCAGGCATCGTTTCATATCTCCGACATTGGCGACCAACCTAATCTTGAGCTCTATCGTGATAGGCATATTTGTTTGGTAAGTCAGTCTCATGCGATTAATGCTGACAACTGGGATGCGAAGGCGTTTTTAGATACGGATCTGGTTAGGATCTTTGTGGATGACAGTGAGTTTTGGCTGTTAGACAGAGTGGTGTCAGAGCAGGGATATAGGCTAAATGACAAGGCCAAGGTTCCAGATTTTCACAGCGCAGCACTTCTTGCACAACACTCGAACATGATGTTGGTTTGTACCTCTATCTTTGCTAACCAATTAGCAAACAAATATTCCCTGAAAGTCTTGCCTCTGCCGTTTGACCTTAAACCTGTAAGTTATCGGATGTTGTGGCCGACCATGCTTGAGCGAGATTCGGCTCACCAATGGTTGCGCGAGCTCATAGCGGAGTGCTGTAGTGATCTAGCTTAG
- a CDS encoding multidrug effflux MFS transporter — protein MSRKAPLYLFLLLIVVSPMGIDIYLPALPQMAENLSTPMANIQITITIFLAALGLGQLLAGPLADRYGRKPLILSGLALYILGSVVGSLALQIEILWFARVLQGLGTCAVSVGVMSGVRDSYSTEKTASIYSYINGVICVIPALAPLVGGWLSETWSWRATFYFMAGYALLVTFIATLKLPETRPSNTIASDKLINWEQYKPILQNSTFRFNAGLVMLAMAIIIAFVSVAPVRLMVELGMSPTAFSLWFGSNAIINILASFVAPIVINRIGQSNSLKLAIAMCTTAAILIVALQNVHHPFAFMGPVFIASTGFCFTLAICSSSALAPFSERAGTAASLLGFFQMAGASTLVGLVNLLPMGSLQVMAFIMALPLVWYGVSKLITKPKLCEN, from the coding sequence ATGAGCCGCAAAGCCCCACTTTATCTATTTTTATTGCTTATCGTAGTTAGCCCAATGGGCATCGATATCTATCTGCCAGCACTTCCTCAAATGGCAGAAAACCTAAGCACTCCGATGGCGAATATTCAGATCACCATCACTATATTTCTAGCTGCGCTTGGTTTAGGACAACTTCTTGCGGGACCTTTAGCAGACCGATACGGACGCAAACCACTTATTCTAAGCGGCCTTGCGCTATACATTCTAGGTTCTGTGGTTGGCTCATTAGCGCTTCAAATTGAAATTTTGTGGTTCGCGCGTGTACTTCAAGGTCTAGGAACCTGCGCTGTTTCGGTAGGCGTAATGTCAGGCGTGCGCGACAGCTATAGCACGGAAAAAACAGCGTCTATCTATAGCTATATCAATGGTGTTATCTGCGTTATCCCGGCCCTTGCTCCTCTTGTGGGTGGCTGGCTGAGCGAAACCTGGAGCTGGCGAGCGACCTTCTATTTTATGGCAGGTTATGCCCTATTGGTGACCTTCATTGCCACCCTTAAGCTTCCTGAAACACGACCATCGAATACTATTGCTAGTGACAAGCTTATTAACTGGGAGCAGTACAAACCGATCTTGCAGAACTCTACATTCCGTTTCAACGCAGGTCTTGTAATGCTGGCTATGGCTATCATCATCGCCTTTGTCAGTGTTGCACCGGTACGCCTAATGGTAGAGCTAGGCATGAGCCCAACCGCATTCTCTCTGTGGTTTGGTAGCAACGCCATTATCAATATTCTGGCCTCTTTCGTTGCTCCAATTGTGATTAACCGTATCGGTCAGTCGAACTCTTTGAAGCTTGCGATTGCAATGTGTACCACCGCAGCCATCCTTATTGTGGCACTGCAAAATGTGCATCACCCATTTGCATTTATGGGTCCTGTGTTTATCGCAAGTACCGGCTTTTGTTTTACCCTAGCTATCTGTAGCAGCTCAGCCCTAGCGCCATTCTCAGAACGCGCAGGTACAGCGGCGTCTCTACTTGGTTTCTTTCAAATGGCTGGAGCGTCAACGCTAGTTGGACTAGTGAATCTGCTCCCTATGGGCTCGCTACAAGTAATGGCCTTTATTATGGCTCTGCCGTTAGTGTGGTACGGCGTGAGTAAGCTCATCACAAAACCCAAGCTGTGTGAAAACTAA
- the thiE gene encoding thiamine phosphate synthase, giving the protein MNPYELYFVTDEHQELSALCKVVEQAIEGGVSMVQVREKHGDVRAFIERARAVKTVMQGSNVPLIINDRVDVALAVDACGVHLGQSDMPVADARRLIGKDKILGLSVESEAQLIETQSFDVDYLGVSAIFATPTKTNTLKHWGVEGLRKAVETSNKPLVAIGGINTSNIELVSATGVHGIALVSAISAAEDPKLASEELLKLMRLA; this is encoded by the coding sequence ATGAACCCTTATGAACTCTACTTTGTTACCGATGAACACCAAGAGCTAAGTGCCCTCTGCAAAGTGGTTGAACAAGCCATCGAAGGCGGCGTAAGCATGGTACAGGTTCGCGAAAAGCATGGCGATGTTCGCGCCTTTATTGAGCGAGCGCGCGCAGTAAAAACGGTAATGCAAGGCAGTAATGTGCCTTTGATCATCAACGATCGCGTAGATGTAGCACTTGCTGTCGATGCATGTGGTGTTCATTTGGGTCAGTCAGATATGCCCGTTGCCGATGCAAGACGCCTGATAGGCAAGGATAAAATACTAGGTCTATCGGTTGAGAGTGAAGCGCAGCTCATTGAAACGCAGAGCTTTGATGTGGACTACCTTGGAGTGAGCGCTATCTTTGCTACTCCAACTAAAACCAATACCCTTAAGCACTGGGGAGTTGAAGGTCTGCGCAAAGCGGTTGAAACCTCGAATAAGCCGCTGGTGGCGATCGGTGGTATCAATACCTCTAATATCGAGCTTGTTTCTGCAACGGGTGTTCATGGTATCGCGTTGGTTTCAGCAATTTCGGCAGCAGAAGATCCAAAGCTTGCGTCTGAAGAGCTTCTTAAGCTTATGCGTTTAGCCTGA
- the thiM gene encoding hydroxyethylthiazole kinase, translated as METSHIIESLKTLRENKPLVVNVTNYVVMNNTANALLAVGASPIMAHSSREMAEMMSFAGALVINIGTLDSQWVPRMMFAVEQANINCKPVVLDPVGCGASTLRTEVSRQIAEQAETLIIRGNASEVIALAGEQAQSKGVDALDSSDSAVAAAQYLVNEYGASVVISGAADYVVSKEGVVKLENGSEMMPYVTGMGCSHTAITGAFAAIGELTGVAATAILGVAGEIATEKSAGPGSLQMNLLDTLYELDEATIAKRLKISKA; from the coding sequence ATGGAAACCTCACATATTATCGAATCCCTAAAAACACTGCGTGAGAATAAGCCGCTGGTTGTTAATGTGACCAACTATGTGGTGATGAATAACACGGCTAACGCACTGCTGGCGGTGGGTGCATCACCTATTATGGCGCACTCTTCTCGTGAAATGGCAGAGATGATGAGCTTTGCTGGCGCACTTGTGATCAACATTGGCACCTTAGATAGTCAGTGGGTACCGCGCATGATGTTTGCGGTTGAGCAAGCGAATATTAACTGTAAGCCTGTGGTACTAGACCCTGTAGGTTGCGGCGCCAGTACACTGCGTACCGAAGTTTCTCGTCAGATTGCAGAGCAGGCTGAGACTCTAATCATTCGTGGCAATGCTTCAGAAGTGATTGCCCTTGCCGGTGAACAAGCACAGTCTAAGGGCGTAGATGCCTTGGACAGCAGTGATTCAGCAGTAGCTGCAGCTCAATACTTGGTCAATGAGTATGGCGCTTCGGTAGTTATCTCTGGTGCTGCGGACTATGTAGTAAGTAAAGAGGGCGTAGTGAAGCTAGAAAATGGCAGTGAGATGATGCCTTATGTTACTGGCATGGGCTGCTCACACACGGCGATTACCGGCGCCTTTGCTGCCATAGGCGAGCTAACAGGCGTTGCTGCAACGGCTATCCTGGGTGTTGCTGGCGAGATTGCTACTGAGAAATCAGCAGGCCCAGGTAGCCTACAAATGAATCTGCTAGATACCCTGTATGAACTGGATGAAGCGACTATCGCTAAGCGTCTTAAGATCAGCAAAGCATAA
- the tenA gene encoding thiaminase II yields MKVSQLIEACREEWQGYIEHSFVHQLADGSLKHEAFLHYLKQDFLFLKHYTRAYALAIYKAKSLEQMRNALPSLHNLLDSEIGHHVEYCEKWGVSEAEMEAETEDFGTVAYTRYVLDTGSQGDLVDLYVALAPCAIGYGEIGANLAKRDSTVQEGNPYQSWLTMYASEEFQEGVVKCIENLDNLLVDIEPDSARAKELIEVFRTATRMEIAFWEQGLNAAK; encoded by the coding sequence ATGAAAGTATCTCAACTTATCGAAGCGTGTCGCGAAGAGTGGCAAGGCTATATCGAGCACAGCTTCGTTCATCAACTGGCCGATGGCTCATTAAAACATGAAGCATTCTTGCACTATCTAAAACAAGACTTCTTGTTTTTGAAGCACTATACCCGAGCGTATGCACTGGCTATCTATAAAGCGAAGAGCTTAGAGCAAATGCGAAATGCACTGCCGAGCCTGCACAATTTGCTCGACTCAGAGATCGGTCACCACGTTGAATATTGTGAGAAGTGGGGCGTAAGTGAAGCCGAGATGGAAGCCGAGACCGAAGACTTCGGCACTGTGGCTTACACTCGCTATGTACTAGATACCGGCAGTCAGGGTGATTTAGTTGATCTCTACGTTGCTTTAGCGCCTTGTGCTATCGGCTATGGCGAGATCGGTGCTAACCTTGCCAAGCGAGATTCAACTGTTCAAGAAGGCAACCCATATCAAAGCTGGCTAACCATGTACGCCTCAGAGGAGTTCCAAGAGGGCGTGGTGAAGTGCATAGAGAACCTAGACAACCTTCTTGTTGATATCGAACCAGACAGTGCTCGCGCCAAAGAGCTAATCGAAGTATTCCGCACCGCAACACGCATGGAAATTGCGTTTTGGGAGCAAGGCCTAAACGCCGCCAAATAA
- a CDS encoding ABC transporter substrate-binding protein → MKKTLLGLAATCALAISPATFAKDNKLTLMLDWFVNPNHGPIVIAQEKGLFEQQGIEVEIQEPADPSVPAKLVAANKIDMAVSYQPTLTIDVAAGLPLIRSGTLISTPLNTLMVLDNGKINSLADLKGKKIGIAIAGNEEATIGTMLGSEGVDFKDVQIINVGWALSSSLASGKVDAIWGGLRNFETNQLAIEGYKAKAFFPEEHGVPAYDELVFVANANSYDTEKIKKFNRAIELATQYIVNHPDKAWKEFVAYNPDTLNNDLNRRAWEDTLTRFALRPAAVDHQRYDDYAEFMHKNKIINSVPNSEKYVPSL, encoded by the coding sequence ATGAAAAAAACACTACTTGGCTTGGCCGCAACCTGCGCGCTTGCCATCAGTCCAGCGACTTTCGCTAAAGACAACAAGCTTACCTTGATGCTGGATTGGTTTGTAAACCCGAACCACGGTCCTATTGTTATCGCTCAGGAGAAAGGTCTGTTTGAGCAGCAAGGTATTGAGGTAGAGATCCAAGAGCCAGCTGACCCGAGTGTTCCAGCAAAGCTGGTAGCGGCAAACAAGATTGATATGGCTGTATCTTATCAGCCAACTCTAACCATAGATGTTGCGGCAGGTCTGCCACTGATTCGTAGCGGCACGCTTATCTCAACGCCCCTAAATACCTTGATGGTGCTGGATAACGGTAAGATCAATTCTCTTGCTGACCTGAAAGGCAAAAAGATCGGTATTGCCATTGCGGGTAACGAAGAGGCTACTATTGGTACCATGTTGGGTAGCGAAGGCGTGGACTTTAAAGACGTGCAGATCATCAATGTAGGCTGGGCTCTTTCTTCTTCTCTAGCGTCTGGCAAAGTCGATGCCATCTGGGGTGGTTTACGTAACTTTGAAACCAATCAGCTAGCAATCGAGGGCTATAAAGCGAAAGCCTTCTTCCCAGAAGAGCACGGTGTGCCCGCTTATGACGAGCTAGTGTTTGTGGCGAATGCTAATAGTTACGACACGGAAAAGATCAAGAAGTTTAACCGCGCTATTGAGCTGGCGACCCAATATATCGTTAACCACCCAGACAAGGCGTGGAAAGAGTTTGTTGCTTATAACCCAGATACCCTTAACAACGACCTTAACCGCCGCGCTTGGGAAGATACCCTAACTCGTTTTGCACTTCGTCCTGCAGCGGTTGATCACCAACGCTACGACGATTACGCCGAGTTCATGCATAAGAATAAGATCATCAACAGCGTACCAAACAGCGAAAAATACGTACCTTCTCTATAA
- a CDS encoding ABC transporter substrate-binding protein has product MKLLKSLFATALLMLSGQALAQEKTLTLMLDWFVNPNHGPIIIAQEKGFFAEQGLKVEIQEPADPSVPSKLVAAGRVDMAISYQPNFIIDVEAGLPLVWTGTLLATPLNTLSVLDNGKIKTLSDLKGKTVGVAVSGSDEKIISKMLQSEGIKFSDVKIVNVGWALSTSLASGRVDAIWGGMRNFESHQLELEGFKAKSFFPEEHGIPPYDELMYVANAKNHDADAIARFNKALELATHYIINHPEAAWKEFVAYNPDTLNNELNHRAWNDTLTRFALRPSAENVERYDDYAKFMHELGIIKTVPNKDIYFIH; this is encoded by the coding sequence TTGAAACTACTCAAATCACTATTCGCCACTGCTTTGCTGATGCTAAGTGGTCAAGCACTGGCACAAGAAAAAACTCTTACCTTAATGTTGGATTGGTTTGTAAACCCAAACCACGGCCCAATTATCATTGCTCAAGAAAAAGGCTTTTTTGCCGAGCAAGGACTTAAAGTTGAGATACAAGAGCCTGCAGACCCAAGCGTGCCTTCAAAGTTGGTAGCTGCAGGGCGTGTGGATATGGCTATCTCTTATCAGCCTAATTTCATTATTGATGTGGAAGCAGGTTTGCCTTTGGTTTGGACAGGCACCTTGCTCGCAACGCCGCTTAATACCTTATCTGTACTTGATAACGGCAAGATCAAAACCCTCTCGGACCTGAAAGGAAAAACCGTTGGCGTAGCCGTTTCTGGAAGTGATGAGAAGATCATCAGTAAGATGCTGCAAAGCGAAGGCATTAAGTTTAGCGACGTTAAGATAGTAAACGTTGGTTGGGCACTGTCTACCTCTCTAGCATCAGGTCGAGTTGATGCGATCTGGGGTGGTATGCGTAACTTTGAGTCTCATCAGCTTGAGCTAGAGGGCTTCAAAGCTAAATCCTTCTTCCCTGAAGAGCATGGCATCCCACCTTATGATGAGCTGATGTATGTGGCGAACGCTAAAAACCACGATGCGGATGCGATAGCCCGCTTCAATAAGGCACTTGAGCTTGCCACCCATTACATCATCAATCACCCAGAGGCAGCTTGGAAAGAGTTTGTTGCTTACAACCCAGATACTCTAAATAACGAGCTGAACCATAGAGCTTGGAATGACACGCTTACGCGTTTTGCACTGCGTCCGTCGGCTGAAAACGTGGAACGTTATGATGATTACGCCAAGTTTATGCATGAGCTTGGCATCATCAAAACCGTTCCAAACAAAGACATCTACTTTATTCACTAA
- a CDS encoding ABC transporter permease: MSNLAQQDLSKRLKNQSSHVVRLLISCVVVLGLWQAVVVLFELPSFILPEPLAVMDRLHTRWDVLWHHTFITSQEIVLGLFLGLSMGLLFALQMLLFEPLRRWLLPILIASQAIPVFAIAPILMLWFGYGIASKVVMAALIIFFPVTTCCYDGLRNTPRGYLDLAKTMGATRWQMLTQVRLPAAMPALASGIRVAVVVAPIGAVVGEWVGSSAGLGYLMLQANARMMIDEMFAALFVLALISVTLYFITDKLLNKFIPWQFD; the protein is encoded by the coding sequence ATGAGTAATTTGGCTCAGCAAGACTTGTCTAAGCGTCTGAAAAACCAGTCATCACATGTGGTGAGACTGCTTATCTCTTGTGTTGTGGTTCTGGGTTTGTGGCAAGCGGTGGTGGTGCTGTTTGAATTGCCTAGTTTCATTTTGCCAGAACCCTTAGCGGTAATGGATAGGTTGCACACTCGTTGGGACGTACTTTGGCATCACACCTTTATTACCTCACAAGAGATAGTGCTGGGCTTGTTCCTCGGCTTGTCGATGGGGCTTTTATTTGCGCTTCAAATGCTGCTGTTCGAGCCCCTACGTCGATGGCTACTGCCGATACTGATTGCATCACAAGCGATACCGGTTTTTGCAATAGCACCAATCTTAATGCTTTGGTTTGGCTATGGCATTGCCTCGAAAGTGGTGATGGCTGCGCTCATCATCTTTTTCCCTGTAACCACCTGCTGTTACGACGGCCTGAGAAATACACCTCGCGGCTATTTGGACCTTGCGAAAACCATGGGCGCGACCCGTTGGCAGATGCTGACGCAAGTAAGATTGCCAGCTGCCATGCCAGCCCTTGCTTCCGGTATTCGCGTAGCTGTTGTTGTGGCTCCAATCGGCGCTGTGGTAGGTGAGTGGGTTGGCTCAAGCGCAGGACTTGGTTATCTGATGCTACAAGCTAACGCACGCATGATGATTGATGAGATGTTTGCTGCGCTGTTTGTACTGGCGCTTATCTCGGTCACCCTTTATTTCATAACCGATAAGCTATTAAACAAGTTTATCCCTTGGCAATTTGATTAG
- a CDS encoding ABC transporter ATP-binding protein: MPTSISISKGRLQFNDAETPLFEQLNLDIEANSWVTVLGQSGCGKTTLLRLMAGLLSESAQWQGDIHFGQGELSDNIAYMAQQDLLMPWLTVLQNVCFSDRFGDSKSVDIQTREHEAKALLAQVGLAGKESYYPRQLSGGMKQRVALARTLMQDMPVVLMDEPFSALDAVNRYKLQNLAAEMLKDKTVVLITHDPQEALRLSDAVYLMESTPVKMTQIPVPESKTPRALDAQMAEIQQSIIEKLGAEHE, translated from the coding sequence ATGCCAACCAGCATCTCTATTTCAAAGGGGCGTTTGCAGTTTAACGATGCAGAAACGCCTCTTTTTGAGCAGCTTAATCTGGATATAGAAGCTAACTCTTGGGTCACTGTCTTAGGGCAAAGCGGCTGTGGCAAAACCACTTTGCTCAGACTCATGGCCGGACTGTTGTCTGAGTCTGCGCAGTGGCAAGGTGATATTCACTTTGGTCAAGGAGAGCTCAGTGACAACATCGCTTATATGGCGCAACAAGACCTGTTGATGCCTTGGCTGACGGTGCTGCAAAACGTCTGTTTTAGTGACCGTTTTGGTGATAGTAAATCTGTTGATATCCAAACCAGAGAGCATGAAGCTAAAGCACTTCTCGCTCAGGTAGGTTTGGCAGGCAAAGAGTCTTACTATCCGAGACAGCTTTCCGGTGGCATGAAGCAGCGGGTAGCCCTCGCTCGTACCCTAATGCAAGACATGCCAGTAGTATTGATGGATGAGCCTTTCTCAGCGCTCGATGCTGTAAACCGCTATAAACTGCAGAATCTTGCGGCTGAGATGCTAAAGGATAAAACCGTCGTTCTGATCACCCATGACCCTCAAGAAGCCCTTCGCCTAAGTGACGCGGTTTACTTAATGGAGTCGACACCAGTGAAAATGACTCAGATCCCAGTGCCAGAGTCTAAAACGCCACGTGCTCTAGATGCTCAGATGGCAGAGATTCAGCAAAGCATTATTGAAAAGTTGGGGGCTGAACATGAGTAA